The following proteins are co-located in the Anaerolineae bacterium genome:
- a CDS encoding undecaprenyl-phosphate glucose phosphotransferase: MKRLEILFTDQKAATTVWILIDILLINIACILAYWIRYDLQLFRAVDPAFDVPYRVYLPFVAIFTLLLVWVYRQHGIYRLRHQISWFDEFYAIVNGTTTGIVIIIVFIFIYQPTFYSRAIFIYAGCLAMAILSLSRLLKVMLLRQMRRQGVGVKQVLIIGAGEIARTVMRAIVANRDLGFNIIGFLDDHPTRGETDIGRFKALGGVDKLADILSSWPVEEVIITLPWQYHRKILSIMAQCERKNVRVRIVPDLFQITLNHMQVDEIAGVPMIGIKEVGISGLSQFLKRMIDMVFSALVLVISAPLMALIALMIKMDSPGPVFFSQERVGKMGQRFTLYKFRSMVENAEEQRQALEALNEADGPLFKIKQDPRATRLGRQLRRLSLDELPQFYNVLCGEMSLIGPRPAIPAEVEQYQEWQKRRLEVSPGITGMWQVSGRSDLTFDEMALLDIYYIENWSPALDAKIFLQTIPRVIFGNGAY, from the coding sequence ATGAAACGCCTGGAGATTCTCTTTACTGACCAAAAAGCGGCCACAACTGTTTGGATATTGATTGATATTCTGTTGATCAATATCGCCTGCATCCTGGCCTACTGGATCCGGTACGACCTGCAACTCTTTCGGGCCGTGGACCCGGCCTTTGACGTGCCCTACCGGGTTTACCTGCCTTTTGTGGCCATTTTTACGCTGCTATTGGTTTGGGTGTATCGCCAGCATGGAATTTACCGGCTGCGCCATCAAATCTCGTGGTTTGACGAATTTTACGCCATTGTCAACGGCACCACCACCGGCATTGTCATTATTATTGTTTTTATTTTCATCTACCAGCCCACCTTTTACTCCCGGGCTATTTTTATTTATGCCGGTTGCCTGGCCATGGCCATTTTGAGCTTGAGCCGATTGCTCAAGGTAATGCTGCTGCGGCAGATGCGTCGGCAGGGGGTGGGGGTCAAACAGGTTTTGATTATTGGCGCGGGCGAGATTGCCCGAACCGTGATGCGGGCCATTGTGGCCAACCGGGATTTGGGGTTTAACATCATCGGTTTTTTAGATGACCATCCTACCAGGGGCGAAACCGATATTGGCCGGTTCAAGGCCCTGGGCGGCGTTGACAAATTGGCCGACATTCTGTCAAGCTGGCCGGTTGAAGAGGTGATCATTACCCTGCCCTGGCAATATCATCGCAAAATTTTAAGCATTATGGCCCAATGCGAACGCAAAAACGTGCGCGTGCGCATTGTGCCCGATTTATTCCAGATCACGCTCAACCACATGCAAGTGGATGAAATTGCCGGCGTGCCCATGATTGGCATCAAAGAGGTGGGCATCAGCGGCCTCAGCCAGTTTCTCAAACGGATGATTGATATGGTCTTTTCGGCGTTGGTTTTGGTAATTAGCGCGCCCTTGATGGCCCTGATTGCGCTGATGATTAAAATGGACTCGCCGGGGCCGGTCTTTTTTTCGCAAGAGCGGGTGGGCAAAATGGGGCAGCGGTTTACGCTTTATAAATTCCGCTCGATGGTGGAGAATGCCGAAGAACAGCGCCAGGCCCTGGAAGCGTTAAACGAGGCTGACGGGCCGCTGTTTAAAATCAAACAAGACCCCCGCGCCACCCGGCTGGGCCGGCAACTTCGCCGGTTGAGCCTGGATGAACTGCCCCAATTTTACAACGTTCTGTGCGGCGAGATGAGTTTGATTGGCCCCCGCCCGGCCATTCCGGCCGAGGTGGAGCAATACCAGGAGTGGCAAAAACGCCGGCTGGAGGTGTCGCCGGGCATCACCGGCATGTGGCAAGTCAGCGGCCGTTCCGATTTAACCTTTGACGAGATGGCCCTGCTAGACATCTATTATATTGAAAACTGGTCGCCGGCCCTGGACGCCAAAATTTTTCTGCAAACAATTCCCCGGGTGATTTTTGGCAACGGGGCATATTAA